From Impatiens glandulifera chromosome 7, dImpGla2.1, whole genome shotgun sequence:
TCTTTGAGTTTGATTATATCTTATACATTCTCCTTCATGTATGTAGTTGAatcaattttactttttttctcgATTCTATATTTGATTCGATGATCAGATCTTTATCGTGATTTGTATCTATTAAGGTTAACTATGATTTGATTATTTCGTATTTTTTTCTCGTTTATTTAGGTGGTTGATCGTTTCATTGCTCATTCAAGGTACGCAATTATTCATCGTCGTATCATTGAGTAGACATTGTTCCAAAATTTTGTCCAATTTCATTGTTCTCGTATTTGTTAACTACTCTGTGAATTGCtaaatttctttatttgttaAGGCTTCGATTAGTTACCTTGTTGTCTATTAAAATGCAAATCAACAACCGAGTCATAACCGTCCTTGTCAAATACTAATATATAGCAACATCAATTTCATATATAGTTTTGGTATAACCATgtaattatatttctattttgATTTGGTTAAAAACACTTCTTCTTAATTTACAATCACTTGGGTAGGTACATTATGTATTCTTATTGATTTCATCTATTTTCCCACTATGTTATGTACTAAAAGGTTAATTGTATCTTGGTTATTGATATTTGTTGTTTTATAGTTTGTTTATCCATGGTTGATTATTGTGTGACTATACATATTTGTTTGAAGATAACTTATCTGTTCATTGCATTTTAAATGTCATGTCAGATTTTTTATGTCTTTGTCAACATAATTaagttatgaatttttaataattttttatatattgaaacTCATTAGAATAGTTTAAgtgacataattttttttaaaaagatcaaacaTGACAATCTTAAATGGAATGAAAATTAGGACAGTACATGTTAACTTTCTACCATGtaccaaacaaaacaaagttTTCTATACATAATTtgttaacatatttattttaactacaTAGTTTTGTACCTACAACATTATTCATTTCCCCTTCGTATGATTTTTGtttcttatataattttcaGGCCTACCATTACCCTGTTCATTCTGATTTAGTAATGCtatgaattttattataattatttcagcaaattttatcacatttatcaattaaatagtCATTgcaaaacatttttattaactttttttcctGCTTGGGATATTAACTTTGATTACACCATTTCATCTTCTAAACTaattaacttattttcatttatttttaggtCTCCCCTCTTCTAGAAGGATGCCAATATCTCCAACCTTAACTTCCATAGGTATGTTTATACACTtttcaatttcaatattatGTATTTGATCAATAATGCATTCGAATTCTATACATTTAGAAGGTAACCGTCTGAAAAATGTGTtacatttaacaaattttttagttcattttaatatattttttaaaaacaatttaaaatatataatattataacatttttatagacataaataaatttcaGGTGGTTTCACTAATTTATTCCAAAGTTTTGGATCTTAgcttcaaattatataaatatttatttctatcTGTCTTTTTATAGGTCCTCCAAAAGGGGTGACCTTAGATAGAagagttttattatatattcaaaatttcataaaatatttacttttaaaaaaaaatctaaaatttagtatgtttcaaataactttgaaattatatttgtatacaTCTCCTCGTTTGGTTTGAGGAGGTGGTTATTGAAATTTTTCTTGACAtgtttgattcatttttttaactagttttttacgattaaatgttaaaaatattattttttaaaaaaaataaattagtttttagggttaaaagtcaaaaatattattttaaaaaaaaataattaattttatatgattaaattaagagtatttttttattttatataaatgaatgattagattgttgaaatgatgacaattttgaaataaaatacgCAAGAAAGcaaaaaaatgtcatttatttgaaatgttttacccaaaaactcaaatatcacattaattttaatagatcaaatcattatatttattaatcaaaatattaaattactcattatttaaatatttgcataattttattattaaataaaataaaaatatttaagtaatacATACTtccaaatcttttttttttttcaaatcatatcaaaacttaatttttttttctcattttccttGGAGGCTAATATGTCtggtgaaaataaataaatattttttatcattattttttaaaaaaaaattgaaaatcaaaattttcccAGAATTAACAACCAGAGTCCAGCCGGCAAGAGCTTTccgacattttttttttccaaaaaaaaatatcggaCTCCAAACCTATATATATTCGGCTTtgactcaaaaaaaaaaaaaaaaaaacctatctTTCTTACAAACATATATAAGATAACAAGGGGGGGAAACAAAGCGTAGTGACTACGCCTTCTTCAGCCCAGTTTACTCTTTCTCTTTCATTTTCCGGTCGCCGCCACTCTCCTCCGCCTTCTTCCCCATCAGATGTCTTTTGATCTCGGTGAAAGGCATCATTGGTTACGTCACTTCGCCTTTTGTTTCATGAATCGCGGTCGTTTTTGTTGTTCACGGAAGAATTTGTTTCGTCACTGGACTTGATCAAAGGGTTTTCTTTGTTCAAGTCAAATACCCATTTGATTTCCTTTTCCCCctctttatctttatctttcttTTAGAATATTCTTCAATTTTGTCTCTATCGCACTCAATTTTACTTGTTGACTGTAAAGGATCTTCCCGGGGTGTGGGACGTTCTGATTCGACTGTACCAATGGTGAAGAAGACGTCCCGTTTTCCTGGAATGAGATTCTATCCCACTGATGTTGAACTTATTAAGTTCTATCTGAAAAGAAAGATTATGGGGAAACGCCTTCCTGAAGTTATAGCTGAAGTTAATATTTACAAGTTTTCTCCATGGGATCTTCCAGGTATATATATCTGTTTATCATTTGAATTGTCTGATACTGAACTTTAGCTTTCTCAATTGCTTACTATATTATATCTCTTGTGTCTTTAGATAAAGCTCTTTTAAAAACTGGGGATCTTGAATGGCTTTTCTTCTGCCCTAAAGAGATGAAATATGGTACTGGAATTAGGTTTAATCGTGCTGTAGAAGGTGGATACTGGAAATCCACTGGAAGGGATAGGCCTGTTAGGCAAGATGAAGCCGCTGTGGGGATGATAAAGACTCTGGTTTTTCATATAGGACAAGCCCCAAAAGGTGATAGAACTAACTGGGTCATCCACGAATATAGGATTGTAGACCCATTATTGGCTGAAGCTGGGTTTATCCAGGTACTGTTTGAAACTAAACATTTGTATATTATGATGTTTCCTTGTTTGATTATGGTTTTCCTTGAATGCAGGATGCATATGTTTTATGCAAATTGTTTCAGAAAAGTGGGTCTGGCCCCAAAAATGGTGAACAACATGGAGCACCATTCAAAGAGGAAGAATGGGACAGCGATGATGAAGGAGATGATCCCCTTTTGGCATATTACAAAATTTCAGAAAAAGTTCTTCCTGAAGTTCAACGGGGAGAATGCAGTGGTTATGCTACAACTGAGGTTCCTTTACCTGAACCTGCTGTTCAAACCTTTGTTGAGGATGACAGTCTTACTGTCATGATGGGAAATTTTACTGCTGAGGTacaatgaaatatatatagttttgattcacaaatcatgattttatttgttgtgAAAGCTTTAAccattttttcttctatttggGATTTGTTTCTTGATAGATGCCTGGAGGTAATGAAACTAGTGGTGGCGTAGTTCTGGAGGGACCTGTTCTTGAAGATGGCAATGACATCTTTTCCGGGCTAGCCGATTTGGGTGATTGGAGGGGTTTTGATGAAGTAAGCCCATCACCCTTAACCGTGGCCTATGATCATGGTCTTTGTTTAGGTTTGGACGACCTAAAATACCCATTGGAGGATAGTTCTGCACCTTCCCATTAGAGttcttctttccttttttttttcttttctgaaaCAATTATCCATTTGATCTCCCATCTCATCTCATTTATAAATATGCAAATAAATCTTTGAACTGATTCATATGTGTTTTTGAACTCTGTATATTGATGCTCAACATTGactatttttatcatttttaatgctttttggtcattttttaagttttgtcATAATCTTTGAATTTGCTCTATTGTGCTTGAACTTATTACAATATTTACAATTGTGTTAGTAATAGAGatattttactcaaatttcagtaaaatttgattgattttttttgtaaaacagttatataatttttttttattattttttttaacttgtcGTTATGTTACggactattttaaaatattttaagttaaaacaattaatttactaaaaattcaaacaaatagtAAAAACATATAgataaaacaataattgaaataaatataaacggatggtaataattaagaaaaacaataGTTTGAACTTTAAAGGATAAAAATCACTAGACTGGAATAAAATTGGGggctaaatttgaaaaaagtgAGTCCTAAATGGATGGTCGGAGAGTTGCCACGTCATGTCTTACGGCTCCTGTCCGTTCATCGACGTGGTTATGTCAGTCCCTCACATTTCCACTTTATGCACTTTCCGGTCCCTTTTCTGGTTTTCATTGCCGGTTCAATAGAGATCATCTCTGTAGAAGCTTCTTGCTGTAAATTGAAGACAGGAGATCTCGCTAACAACCAGGATTATGCGAAAAATCCATAAGATCACGTCTCTTCTTTCACTAGGGTTCGCTCGCCGAGCTACTACGTTGCAGAACAATGTCTGTCGTTCATTCTGTGATCAGTCCCATTCAACTTCTCCTAGACGCCCAGGTTATTTCCATTTCTCTTGATATGACTACTGTTTGACGATATCTTCATGTCTCAAACATAATTTAGTTGCTTTAAGGTTTCACAAGCTTTTCCTGTAGTTTAGCAGGCTGTTAGACACATTTAGTTAATGAGCATTGTCAATGTGAAGAAGTTTTCAGCTTGGTTGCTTTGGTTGAGTTGTCATCAAAATAGCGGCCATTTGGTTGATATACAAGTTGAAAGATATATACCATAATGGGTCAACATTAGGGACATATCAAAATGATCAGAAAAATTATGAACATATATCTATTTTCTCAATAAAGAGCTTTCAAATGTGATAATATCTCTCTTAAAGAGGTTGATCTGAACAACTTAagtatcataaaataaaaatactcaaCAATTAGCATGTAATACTGTTAAATAGCAATGTATTTGTAAAGGCAGCTTGACTCTGATGGATATATATGTTATTCGCAAGTTATGATGCTTTGACTTGTTTGTGGTTGGTAGTGGTAAGTGTGTTCAACGGTTTCGTTTTCATTTCAGGACCCTTAATCCAGTACAGGCAACTTGTAGATCAAGGGAAGTTACAGCATGACCCGTATCAGGAAAACGTAGCTATTGATTTGGAAAATCTTCTTGGAAGATTGGAGCAGTATGGGAAGGATATGGAAGAGTATCATGTGTGGTtgaatttatcttaattaaatattttacttggggaaaaaattaattggatatgtattttattattatattttgcaAATGTCCAACATGACaggctaaattagaaaaatgGGAGGAGGCAAGGGAGAATGAGAGGCGCAGGCTATTGATGGAGGAGGCTAAAGTTAAACAACAAGAGGGAATATGGGCATCAATAAAGAAGAATCGGGGTAGACTTATAGATAGATTGGTCTCAAGGTAATGTGTTTTTGTCATTGTACTTTCTCTGAGAATTCTTGCTAGGATGCAACTTAATTTCCTTGTTTGTTTTGAGTTGCTTATGTAAGAATGTTTGTGCAATGAAAAgctattaaatataactaaaaaaacatcAATGATGACTTAACTAGCTGCTAGCAACATAATGAATGGAAGTGGTACTGAAAATGGATCTAAAAATAT
This genomic window contains:
- the LOC124945890 gene encoding NAC domain-containing protein 82-like, which gives rise to MVKKTSRFPGMRFYPTDVELIKFYLKRKIMGKRLPEVIAEVNIYKFSPWDLPDKALLKTGDLEWLFFCPKEMKYGTGIRFNRAVEGGYWKSTGRDRPVRQDEAAVGMIKTLVFHIGQAPKGDRTNWVIHEYRIVDPLLAEAGFIQDAYVLCKLFQKSGSGPKNGEQHGAPFKEEEWDSDDEGDDPLLAYYKISEKVLPEVQRGECSGYATTEVPLPEPAVQTFVEDDSLTVMMGNFTAEMPGGNETSGGVVLEGPVLEDGNDIFSGLADLGDWRGFDEVSPSPLTVAYDHGLCLGLDDLKYPLEDSSAPSH